One window of the Zea mays cultivar B73 chromosome 3, Zm-B73-REFERENCE-NAM-5.0, whole genome shotgun sequence genome contains the following:
- the LOC100502303 gene encoding uncharacterized protein isoform X18 — protein MDLAGMKRRELQALCKRHGLPAGGTNADLVGRLDAVLSGPAVVEEEVAGVPARKGCLKQTGGGATEAKKVTFGAEVGKARRLRSRVIWSPVVAKTRGKSARAGTDSAAEDGISADVGADVPVRRSRRNSFNPAEAEEAGEAVAVDRKPKRKNQENDEGVAVIAQARVTRRSNLEWSATVLPPAVEKKRGRQNAAESDVQKSALVEVTARTTRSRSIVPVVVPPTVVENKRRKTGDPQTTVELTMLSDVPRSDFPATRSLRNKIVHVNNSVVDETHTTRQLENKMRPSTRRHQQVASSPEDKGQKIPATSKSPLLRWSRRNYSEANSANSVNIKLAKDSSTAQPLAHHNSHSEDLEKQPAVKEPIKRSTRKSIALAALEKEKDVIEGKNPEAHVRRSTRKSVVQVKDTKSIVEETQYANSEDVAKQPATKGPARGLRRKSVITELHEKEKSLIAEKNMETDEAILTRKPVIPVKNIKAVGEGIQIGKGKDVDKQFVVKQPTRRSSRKSVLPDMLENNSGLLAPKMNAEMNVRRSTRKSVLPDMHNEKQDHHKMARNENLQSGKYQDGEKQQKVKDSIRQSRRSIATVLLEGQNNDEGKKFKNPTRRTTHKSHALNAVEEVSMDHIEVGEEGLKLRKRSRFLLEISSSANVSWKHQNAQISNEKDNTEGSQQASNCTTSKRRSSKKRRTTAPEEVMPFKVANDDIVIMEETKDTLEYNNESSSKVQEICQVNAAREEFSSGPLLVTVAPSDEICTVQSVAVVIPGSESGDDANQSSDKSKQPQEHSVTQTVDDHLSETRSGKLDQSTCITGLVSDNCVVSEDKTLMSEDREEQSPVSGEQRVSLEANANEPEEKNLANVTSTDLHTKSLQHDIDRIAKETDKDVLSLVFPIEEHEEKYGVSPIAVEKCVCREASACESARKPLTVIFSNNLHTKHLQHDCDVLIKETGEEVLAQENCNDQPVPAQTDQEIKLNDELADPDVLAQENCNDQPVPAQTDLEIKLHDELADPDHEEQSPVSGERRVSLEANANEPEEKNLANVISIDLHTKSLQHDNGRIAEETDKEHEEKYAVSPIAVEKSFRQEASAIESAGKPLTVIFSNDLHTKHLQHDCDVLIKETGEEVLAQENCNDQPVPAQTDLEIKLNDELADPDVLAQENCNDQPVPANEPEEKNLANVISTDLHTKTLQHDNDRIAEETDKDHEEQSNVFGERRVSLEANANEPEEKNLANVISTDLHTKTLQHDNDRIAEETDKDHEEQSNVSGERRVSLEANANEPEEKNLANVISTDLHTKTLQHDNDRIAEETDKDVSSLVFPIEEHEEKYAVSPIAVEKSVSREASACESAGKPLTVIFSNDLHTKHLQHDCDVLIKETGEDVLAQENCNDQPVPAQTDLEMKLNDELADPEVLAQENCNDQPVLAQTDLETKLNDELADLAMESGCSITERNEGLVAHNLDQEGFLEATPECKQECGLPEETVISSKETGSLLCADQSPIGLESLFSQESIVESVGHCALASATTHTENGFDDSKDCHNKSALENVHVPEPCSHNDTKGGIFKNVDCMHTSQRDDRMEGVPEANTDEEHVLSAFLLDANHLNVVINSEEVVCEGEDSKELLHSEDCKASSEKTDVNDGNVYGISDAVVRCALHAPADDNYEIFLGPNTDVPRQVYNDGCSDVKEDRFASKPWTIDIIEDASVKERSNLKDWQLDSKLEGTEIVESGLYFNKDIGNILHSGSIGEITPSGSGLSKDSSVDYRGEVLDGFSMEASLERSSTRGEQNGCRLDAIENPSITLATSGYKHEGALSEEAVYTKKNYAGTCLSNPRELIMELQSHFSKENINESDPHDSLVFPTAENSADEQLVKVHHGSNLSQLGLTDLLDGPIGCSNTDVLCQCDNHKNQSNEDKVEEVEAVSAAKYIESEVVLLPSQERSNLNNEQLNTKLESPNIMGSCLNCDNDVCNTSDNGSVFVIGKRTPSASGLPEDYPKDSDLQQPVLDSFSVVSSFQDNISGKKTVSGVAGSEILSLSLATPDYKHEDGFSEEAVCRTKNYTGTSSVDPRHLDMEGHSIYSEGGTEKSNLQDNLAFLSAESGKDEPIICHVEKLVDAHASSDTYQGPCQDLGRHEEQESCMSIPMQAKESGGVLRSSHTKGSVTAAQIDLAGDAHLIVSDNAAAKQVFSEEKEETKSISSSDIDILHEKSYSSGHDDHAACAAETQFYHPQKASISDGLHLGPSSLQVESLDALDSDILYVNTGVLEQHHKEGYYEPSVYQITSGICTMSEAEPFEVLETGKDVKTPSKLDEQLNPGLDGDEAEKHSLDCGTDTSPVMSKRTLSSPGSGPCQQYVNESTTSTQSTDNHPNDLPAPRSPEQSACFQNDNDSGSAFVKAAGEEV, from the exons TCATATGGTCGCCGGTCGTTGCCAAGACAAGGGGGAAGTCTGCTCGAGCCGGTACTGATTCTGCTGCTGAAGACGGTATTTCTGCAGATGTGGGCGCTGATGTCCCAGTGAGGCGGTCCAGGAGGAATTCGTTCAATCCTGCCGAGGCTGAGGAAGCAGGAGAGGCTGTTGCTGTTGACAGGAAGCCCAAGCGCAAGAATCAGGAGAATGACGAGGGCGTTGCTGTTATCGCTCAGGCTAGAGTTACGAGAAGGTCAAATTTGGAGTGGTCTGCTACTGTATTGCCTCCTGCTGTTGAGAAGAAGAGAGGGAGGCAGAATGCAGCTGAGTCTGATGTGCAGAAGTCCGCTCTGGTGGAAGTAACAGCTAGGACTACAAGGTCTCGCTCAATCGTACCTGTTGTGGTGCCACCCACTGTGGTTGAGAACAAGAGGAGGAAGACTGGAGATCCACAAACAACTGTAGAGTTGACTATGCTTTCAGATGTGCCCAGAAGTGATTTTCCTGCCACCAGGTCTTTAAGGAACAAAATTGTCCACGTTAACAACAGCGTCGTGGACGAAACTCACACTACCAGGCAGTTGGAAAACAAGATGCGTCCGTCTACTCGTAGGCATCAACAGGTTGCATCTTCTCCGGAGGATAAAGGTCAAAAAATTCCTGCTACCAGTAAGTCCCCTCTACTGAGGTGGTCACGGAGAAACTATTCTGAGGCCAATAGTGCAAATTCAGTAAACATCAAATTGGCCAAAGACTCGAGCACAGCTCAGCCATTGGCACACCATAATTCTCATTCTGAAGATTTGGAGAAACAACCAGCAGTTAAAGAACCAATTAAACGGTCAACACGTAAATCTATTGCTTTGGCTGCACTTGAGAAAGAGAAGGATGTAATTGAAGGAAAGAACCCTGAAGCACATGTTAGGCGATCAACGAGGAAATCAGTTGTGCAGGTTAAAGATACCAAAAGTATTGTTGAAGAGACTCAATATGCTAACAGTGAAGATGTGGCGAAGCAACCAGCAACTAAAGGACCTGCTAGGGGGCTGAGACGTAAATCTGTTATCACAGAATTGCATGAGAAAGAGAAGAGTCTCATTGCCGAAAAGAACATGGAAACAGATGAAGCGATATTAACGCGGAAGCCTGTAATCCCAGTTAaaaatattaaagctgttggtgaAGGAATTCAAATTGGTAAGGGCAAAGATGTGGATAAACAATTTGTTGTGAAGCAACCTACTAGGCGATCATCGCGCAAATCTGTGCTGCCTGATATGCTTGAGAATAATAGTGGACTTCTAGCACCCAAAATGAATGCTGAGATGAATGTTAGGAGATCAACACGGAAGTCTGTTCTTCCTGACATGCATAATGAGAAGCAAGATCACCATAAAATGGCTAGAAATGAGAACTTGCAAAGTGGTAAATATCAAGATGGTGAGAAGCAACAGAAAGTAAAAGATTCTATTAGGCAATCAAGGAGATCTATCGCTACAGTGCTACTTGAGGGACAAAATAATGATGAAGGAAAAAAGTTCAAAAATCCTACGAGGAGGACAACACACAAATCTCATGCCCTTAATGCAGTTGAAGAGGTCAGCATGGATCACATTGAAGTTGGTGAAGAAGGCTTGAAATTGAGGAAGCGCAGTAGGTTTTTGCTGGAAATATCATCTTCAGCTAATGTTTCCTGGAAGCATCAGAATGCACAGATCTCTAATGAAAAAGATAACACAGAAGGATCGCAGCAGGCATCAAATTGCACAACTTCAAAGAGAAGGTCTTCAAAGAAGAGACGAACAACTGCTCCAGAAGAAGTGATGCCTTTCAAGGTGGCAAATGATGACATAGTTATCATGGAAGAAACAAAGGACACACTTGAATATAATAATGAGTCTAGTAGTAAAGTTCAAGAAATTTGTCAGGTTAATGCTGCAAGAGAAGAGTTCTCTTCAGGTCCATTGCTTGTAACAGTAGCTCCTAGTGACGAAATTTGCACAGTGCAGAGTGTAGCTGTGGTGATACCTGGGTCAGAATCTGGTGACGATGCAAATCAAAGTTCTGATAAGAGTAAGCAACCTCAGGAACATTCTGTCACTCAAACTGTTGATGACCATTTATCTGAAACAAGAAGTGGGAAATTAGATCAATCAACATGCATCACAGGATTAGTCTCTGACAATTGTGTTGTCTCAGAGGACAAAACATTGATGAGTGAAG ACCGTGAAGAGCAAAGCCCTGTGTCCGGAGAACAGAGAGTTAGCTTGGAAGCAAATGCCAATGAGCCTGAGGAAAAGAACCTAGCTAACGTCACATCAACTGATCTCCACACCAAAAGTCTGCAGCATGATATTGACAGAATAGCTAAAGAGACTGATAAAG ATGTTTTGTCTTTGGTTTTCCCTATTGAAGAGCATGAAGAAAAATATGGAGTGAGCCCTATAGCTGTTGAAAAGTGCGTCTGTCGTGAAGCAAGTGCATGTGAATCTGCACGAAAACCCCTAACCGTTATCTTTTCTAACAATCTCCACACCAAACATCTGCAACATGATTGTGATGTGCTAATTAAGGAGACTGGTGAAG AAGTTTTAGCTCAGGAGAATTGTAATGACCAGCCTGTTCCTGCCCAGACTGACCAAGAAATTAAGTTAAACGATGAACTTGCTGATCCGG ATGTTTTAGCTCAGGAGAATTGTAATGACCAGCCCGTTCCTGCCCAGACTGACCTAGAAATTAAGTTACACGATGAACTTGCTGATCCGG ACCATGAAGAGCAAAGCCCTGTATCCGGAGAACGGAGAGTTAGCTTGGAAGCAAATGCCAACGAGCCTGAGGAAAAGAACCTAGCTAACGTCATATCAATTGATCTCCACACCAAAAGTCTGCAGCATGATAATGGCAGAATAGCTGAAGAGACTGATAAAG AGCATGAAGAAAAATATGCAGTTAGCCCTATAGCCGTTGAAAAGAGCTTCCGTCAGGAAGCAAGTGCAATTGAATCTGCAGGAAAACCCCTAACTGTCATCTTTTCTAACGATCTCCACACCAAACATCTGCAACATGATTGTGATGTGCTAATTAAGGAGACTGGTGAAG AAGTTTTAGCTCAGGAGAATTGTAATGACCAGCCTGTTCCTGCCCAGACCGACCTAGAAATTAAGTTAAATGATGAACTTGCTGATCCGG ATGTTTTAGCTCAGGAGAATTGTAATGACCAGCCTGTTCCTGCCAACGAGCCTGAGGAAAAGAACCTAGCTAACGTCATATCAACTGATCTCCACACCAAAACTCTGCAGCATGATAATGACAGAATAGCTGAAGAGACTGATAAAG ACCATGAAGAGCAAAGCAATGTGTTCGGAGAACGGAGAGTTAGCTTGGAAGCAAATGCCAACGAGCCTGAGGAAAAGAACCTAGCTAACGTCATATCAACTGATCTCCACACCAAAACTCTGCAGCATGATAATGACAGAATAGCTGAAGAGACTGATAAAG ACCATGAAGAGCAAAGCAATGTGTCCGGAGAACGGAGAGTTAGCTTGGAAGCAAATGCCAACGAGCCTGAGGAAAAGAACCTAGCTAACGTCATATCAACTGATCTCCACACCAAAACTCTGCAGCATGATAATGACAGAATAGCTGAAGAGACTGATAAAG ATGTTTCGTCTTTGGTTTTCCCTATTGAAGAGCATGAAGAAAAATATGCAGTGAGCCCTATAGCTGTTGAAAAGAGCGTCAGTCGGGAAGCCAGTGCATGTGAATCTGCAGGAAAACCCCTAACTGTCATCTTTTCTAACGATCTCCACACCAAACATCTGCAACATGATTGTGATGTGCTAATTAAGGAGACTGGTGAAG ATGTTTTAGCTCAGGAGAATTGTAATGACCAGCCTGTTCCGGCCCAGACTGACCTAGAAATGAAGTTAAACGATGAACTTGCTGATCCGG AAGTTTTAGCTCAGGAGAATTGTAATGACCAGCCTGTTCTTGCTCAGACTGACCTAGAAACTAAGTTAAACGATGAACTTGCTGATCTGGCTATGGAATCAGGTTGTAGCATTACTGAAAGGAATGAAGGGCTTGTTGCTCATAATCTTGATCAAGAAG GTTTCCTTGAAGCAACACCAGAGTGCAAACAGGAATGTGGTTTGCCTGAGGAGACAGTAATTTCCTCAAAAGAAACAGGATCTCTGCTGTGTGCAGATCAATCACCAATTGGTCTGGAATCTTTATTTTCGCAAGAAAGCATAGTTGAATCAGTGGGGCATTGTGCACTTGCTTCAGCAACAACTCATACCGAAAATGGCTTTGATGATTCAAAAGATTGCCATAACAAGTCTGCACTTGAAAATGTTCATGTGCCAGAACCTTGTTCACACAATGATACTAAAGGAGGCATTTTTAAAAATGTTGATTGTATGCATACATCCCAGCGAGATGATAGAATGGAAG gagtaccagaggctaacactgaTGAAGAACATGTTCTGTCAGCCTTTTTGCTGGATGCAAATCACCTAAACGT AGTCATTAATTCTGAAGAAGTGGTTTGTGAGGGTGAAGATAGTAAGGAGCTTCTCCATTCGGAAGACTGTAAAGCTTCATCCGAGAAAACAGATGTGAATG ATGGCAATGTATATGGTATTAGTGATGCTGTAGTGAGATGTGCACTGCATGCTCCAGCCGATGATAATTATGAGATTTTTTTGGGTCCCAATACTGATGTACCACGTCAGGTTTATAATGACGGATGCAGTGATGTCAAAGAAGATCGATTTGCTTCCAAACCCTGGACAATTGATATTATTGAGGATGCCTCTGTCAAAGAAAGATCAAATTTAAAAGATTGGCAACTTGATTCCAAGTTGGAGGGCACAGAAATAGTGGAATCTGGCCTTTACTTCAATAAGGATATTGGTAACATTTTACATAGTGGATCTATTGGTGAAATAACTCCATCTGGTTCTGGTTTATCAAAAGATTCATCTGTGGACTATAGAGGGGAGGTTTTAGATGGCTTCTCAATGGAAGCATCTCTTGAAAGGTCTTCTACACGTGGGGAACAAAATGGTTGTAGACTAG ATGCTATTGAGAATCCTTCAATTACTTTAGCAACTTCTGGTTATAAGCATGAAGGTGCTTTATCTGAGGAAGCAGTGTACACAAAGAAGAATTACGCTGGAACATGCTTGTCAAATCCCAGGGAATTAATCATGGAGCTGCAATCCCATTTCTCAAAGGAAAACATAAATGAATCTGATCCTCATGACAGCCTTGTATTCCCAACTGCTGAAAATTCAGCAGATGAACAGCTGGTTAAAGTACACCATGGTTCTAATCTGTCTCAGTTAGGATTAACTGATCTGTTGGATGGACCAATTGGGTGTTCCAATACCGACGTGTTGTGCCAGTGTGACAATcataaaaatcaatccaatgaggACAAGGTAGAGGAAGTTGAGGCGGTGTCTGCTGCTAAATACATAGAAAGTGAAGTTGTGCTGCTCCCATCTCAAGAGAGATCAAATTTGAATAATGAGCAGCTTAACACCAAGTTGGAAAGCCCAAACATTATGGGATCTTGCCTTAACTGTGATAACGATGTTTGTAATACTTCGGACAATGGATCTGTTTTTGTCATTGGTAAAAGAACTCCATCTGCTTCTGGCTTACCAGAAGATTATCCTAAGGATAGTGACTTGCAACAACCGGTTTTAGATAGCTTCTCAGTGGTTTCATCTTTTCAAGACAATATATCTGGGAAGAAAACTGTTTCTGGTGTAGCAG GCAGTGAGATTCTTTCTTTAAGTTTAGCAACTCCTGATTATAAACATGAAGATGGTTTCTCTGAGGAAGCAGTATGCAGAACAAAGAATTATACTGGAACTTCCTCGGTAGATCCGAGGCATTTAGACATGGAGGGGCACTCTATTTACTCTGAGGGAGGTACTGAAAAATCTAATCTGCAAGATAATCTTGCATTTCTAAGCGCTGAGAGTGGAAAAGATGAACCTATTATTTGCCATGTTGAGAAACTGGTTGACGCACATGCTTCTTCAGATACATACCAAGGTCCTTGTCAAGATCTAGGCAGACATGAAGAACAAGAGAGCTGCATGTCTATTCCTATGCAAGCCAAAGAAAGTGGAG GGGTTTTGAGGTCTAGCCACACGAAAGGGTCAGTTACAGCAGCCCAAATTGATTTGGCAGGTGATGCCCATCTTATTGTGAG TGATAATGCTGCTGCCAAGCAAGTGTTTAGTGAGGAGAAAGAGGAAACaaaatctatctcttcttcagatattgATATCCTTCATGAAAAATCATACTCCAGTGGACACG ATGACCATGCTGCTTGTGCTGCCGAAACTCAGTTCTACCATCCACAGAAAGCATCTATATCTGATGGACTACATTTGGGTCCTAGTTCTTTGCAAGTAGAATCACTGGATGCTTTGGATAGCGATATACTGTATGTTAACACAGGAGTTCTCGAGCAGCATCATAAAGAGGGTTACTATGAACCCAGTGTCTACCAAATCACTTCAGGCATTTGCACAATGTCTGAAGCTGAACCATTCGAAGTTTTAGAAACTGGAAAAGATGTAAAAACGCCATCTAAGCTAGATGAGCAACTTAATCCTGGGTTGGACGGAGATGAAGCTGAGAAACACAGCTTAGACTGTGGTACAGACACCAGTCCTGTGATGAGCAAGAGAACCCTTTCTTCACCAGGATCAG GACCATGCCAGCAGTATGTAAATGAAAGCACCACCAGTACACAGTCGACTGATAATCACCCAAACGACCTACCCGCTCCGAGATCTCCTGAACAATCCGCGTGTTTTCAGAATGACAACGATTCGGGTTCA GCATTTGTCAAAGCAGCAGGCGAAGAGGTATAG